One segment of Vulpes lagopus strain Blue_001 chromosome 8, ASM1834538v1, whole genome shotgun sequence DNA contains the following:
- the SHLD3 gene encoding shieldin complex subunit 3 translates to MTTEVILHYRPYENDPTQLLKIAEKAIQDFPTRPLARFIPWFLHDGSKLLLKPKRSPPVISEEAAEDVKQYLTISEHDAKSQSYDCTVDLLEFQPNLKKRKHLIRSHSLNEQTNCGNLDKQSEKGRQHKKRFWSVSLPSSNCTENIFPLSKKLQDSLKALNLHSLYRARWTIEHAICNNQTLEDIWAKLNQIIRHNELPSCNATFQRHLDQIWVFCDIMYCEYVGNLLKGRLALTGKMNLFMHKYGVIFSM, encoded by the coding sequence ATGACTACAGAAGTAATATTACATTATCGACCATATGAGAATGATCCCACACAACTGCTAAAAATTGCAGAGAAAGCAATTCAAGACTTTCCTACACGTCCACTAGCGAGATTTATTCCTTGGTTTCTGCATGATGGGTCCAAACTTCTACTCAAACCTAAAAGATCACCACCTGTGATTTCTGAAGAGGCAGCTGAAGATGTGAAACAGTACTTAACCATTTCAGAACACGATGCTAAATCACAGAGTTATGATTGCACAGTAGATCTTTTGGAATttcaacctaatttaaaaaaaaggaagcacttAATCCGGTCACACTCACTGAATGAACAGACTAATTGTGGAAATCTAGATAAACAATCAGAGAAGGGAAGACAGCACAAGAAGAGGTTTTGGAGTGTTTCACTTCCCAGCAGTAAttgtactgaaaatatttttcctttgtctaaGAAATTGCAAGATAGTTTAAAGGCACTGAATTTGCATTCACTTTACAGAGCAAGATGGACTATAGAGCACGCTATTTGTAACAACCAAACTCTGGAAGACATTTGGGCAAAACTCAATCAAATTATCAGGCACAATGAACTTCCATCTTGTAATGCAACCTTTCAGAGACACTTAGACCAAATATGGGTGTTCTGTGATATTATGTACTGTGAATATGTGGGAAATCTTCTTAAAGGAAGGTTAGCTCTTACTgggaaaatgaatttattcatgCATAAATATGGTGTTATTTTTAGTATGTAA